AGATGGTTGCCGCCTGGCAAAACGAAGGGGTGAAAACCGACCTGATTCAGCGGCTGGACAACAAACTGCCCGGTTTATACTTCATTGAAACCGACGATAGCGGCGAGCGTACATTCTACTATTGGCGCAACGATGCCGCTGCTCGCTACTGGCTGGACAGCCCGGAAGCAGAAAAAATCGGTCAGGCGCTGGCTCAATTTGACTATCTCTACCTGAGCGGCATCAGTCTGGCGATTCTGAACGCCGAAAGCCGTCAGCGTCTACTCGCCCTACTGCGCGCCTGCCGCGCCAACGGCGGTAAAGTGATTTTTGATAACAACTACCGCCCACGCTTGTGGCAGAGCAAGGAAGAAACGCAACAGGCCTACACCGACATCCTGTCCTGTACGGATATTGCCTTCCTGACGCTGGATGACGAAGACATGCTGTGGGGTACGAAGCCGCTGGAAGCCGTGCTGGAACGGACGCACGGTTTGGGCGTTAGCGAAGTGGTCATCAAGCGCGGTGCCGATTCCTGCATCGTGTCAGAGCGCGGACAAGAGTTGGTTGATGTCCCTGCAATAAAATTGCCAAAAGAGAAAGTGGTCGATACCACCGCAGCGGGCGACTCCTTCAGCGCGGGCTATCTGTCAGTACGCCTGAACGGCGGCAGCACGCAGGAAGCGGCACAGCGCGGTCACCTGACGGCCAGCACAGTCATTCAATACCGTGGCGCGATCATCCCGCTTGACGCGATGCCTGCGTAAACGGTACGAAATAGAGTACATTCACTCTCATCATGATAGAAGCAACCATGATGAGAGGATTACCGATAATCTGAAGCGAGCATAAGGCTCGCTTTTTTTATCTTTCTACTTCGTCCGTTTCCATTGCCAGAGGGCGGTTTTATTCCCGCCAATTTCCCGCTGCAACAACTCAACACGCGGATTAATTTTTCATTACAATTCATACACAATATTTTTAACATTCATGCATTTTTGCATTCAAGAGCACTCTGCCACTTGTCGATATTCTTCATGTACGAGGTTAATTTCGTCATATTGCAGATCATGCCGCAAGGCCATCTGTGTTTACAGCATCAGGCGGTTATAATTTGAGAGCAATCTATGAATAGATGGAGTGTTAAAAAAAAGCTGGCAATGATGATCGCGGCAATCATTATCTCTTTTATGATATTGGCTGCATTTTTGCTTTCCCGCCAGACTGCCACCACGGCAGAATTACAACGTTTGTATGAAAAAGACTATCAAGCTGCATCCATCATCGGCCAGATTGATGGTCTGCTTACTCGTGTGGATATCAATATCCTCCGAATGATCGCTATTGGCGATCCGGCATCAATTGCTGCCTGGAAAAACCAAAACACCGAGAATTTTACCAAGGTAGAAGCCCTGCTAAATAAGCTAAAACCCATTATTGATAGCAGTATGACGTCATCTTTTGACGGATTAATATCATCGTATACGTTAATGCGTAAAGGGATGGAGCATCAGGTACAGGCCGTTGAGTCTGGCGATATAAAAAGTGCCAGCGAAATTAATAAAAATGAAGTTAAAACACCTGCGGATAAAACATTTGGTGAATTGTCTGCATTGAAAAAATCTCAGGACGAATTAGCAAACGAGAAGGTTGTTGAGCAACAACATATTGATGTTACTACTCGTATCATCTCACTACTCGCTGCTGGCATCGTTACGCTAGCATCGGTTGTGCTGGGTGCTGTGATTCTACGCAGCTTGCTTCGTCAACTGGGAGGAGAACCTCTAACAGCGTCACAGGCCGTCAACCTGATGGCACAAGGCGATCTTTCGAACCCGATCCCAGTGAAGGAGCACGACCATGTAAGCCTGCTAGCCCAGTTGAAAGAGATGCAATCGTCCTTATCAGGGATAGTCACCAGTGTTCGCAGCAATGCTGAAAGTCTGGCGACCGCCAGTATCCAGATCTCTCAGGGCAACCAAGACTTAAGTCAGCGTACGGAAGAACAGGCCAGCGCACTGCAACAAACCTCCGCCACAATGGAACAGTTAGGCTCCACAGTCAGCAATAACGCCGAAAACGCACGTCAGGCTAATCAGTTGGCATCTGGTGCATCAACACTGGCAGCGGAAGGTGGCCAGATGGTCGAACGCGTGATAGCAACCATGAAAGACATCAACGATAGTTCGAAAAAAATCTCGGACATCATCAATGTGATTGACAGCATCGCCTTCCAGACGAATATTCTGGCGCTGAACGCGGCAGTTGAAGCCGCACGTGCAGGTGAACAAGGGCGTGGATTTGCGGTTGTCGCATCCGAAGTGCGCAATTTGGCACAACGCAGTGCCAATGCCGCCAAAGAGATCAGCACATTAATTACCAACAGCGTCGGACAGGTTGAGCAAGGCAGTCGATTAGTGGATGAAACGGGAGCAACCATGACGCGGATTATGACTGCTATCAATCAAGTGACTGATATCGTGTCCGAAATCAGTGCATCAAGTCTGGAACAGAGTTCAGGGGTGAAACAGGTGGGACAAGCCATCACCCAGATCGATACCGTCACGCAGCAAAACGCCGCACTGGTGGAAGAGAGTGCCGCCGCAGCGGAAAACCTGAAAGAACAAGCCCAGCAACTTGTACAAGCGGTCGCCGTATTTCAGGTGACACAAACCGCCACTCAACCGCGTTTGTATTTGGGAATGTAATCACCGCCAACACGATAATCACTGACGTTCACGGATGTCAGTACCATCCGTGTTAACAAACTGCGGCGGCGCCAAGTCGTGTAGAAAAACGTGGCGCCGCCGAATAAACTGGCCTGAGAATCATACGGAAAAAATCGTTCCCACGGCCTTCGTTTTACTGTGCTACAGGCGGTACGGGATCCTGCGGTTTTCTTTCTTCAGACGCTGCCGCAGACGCGCTGGCAACAGGTTCGACGGCTGGCGTCATAATCTGATCGTAGGTTTCCTGCAACGCCTTCATATTCGCTTCGGGTTCACCCGGCTGTTGGATCAACATCATCGTCGTATCTTGTACCAGTTGCTGGTGCAGTTCCTGATTCAGGATATCGAGCGTTAAGGCTGACAGATAACTCTGGCGCAGTTTCTGATACTGCTCAGGCGCAATATCCACCACACCATTTTGCTGGGATCGCAAGCGCTGATCCATCAGGATGTCCGTGCTGGTACGCGCATAGGTGGCAAACAGCTTGTTCAGCTCGTCCGTCTTGCGCGCGATCAACGCGTCAAACTCTGGTTGTGTCAGCCCTTTTTCACGCAGCGCCGCCAGCTCACGTGCCATAAACGTCACACCCGGCTCAACGCTCTCACTATTCGGTACATCCATATGAATTGCACACTGAGAACGGGTATAAAACACGTTGCAGTCGAAACGGAGGTTGTTACCCTTCAGCGGGCTCTTCTCCAACACCTGCTGTAGATGCCAGAACATCGCTTCCCGCGTCATATCGCCCAGCCAGTAGCGAACCAGCGCCTGCGATTCACGAATCGGATGCCACGGCGCATCCCACATCAGCGACAGCGTATCCTGCTGGGCATTGTTATTCATCAGGCTGATCGCCTGTGGTGGCAGCGGGCTTAGTGTCGGCAGTGGCGCGGGTACTTCGCGTTTTCCTTCCAACGGGGAAAAGGCTTTACCGATCTGTTCGAGCACGCTGCGGTTATCCACATGCCCAACGATGTAAAGCGTCATCACATCTGGCGTATACCAGGTTTTATAAAATTGCTGAAGTTGCTCGCCATTCAGCGGCGGTTTGACGTCTTGAGCAGGATCGTGCGCCAACAGGGCTGACCCTTTCAGGCGATAACGCCAGCTCGGATCTTGCGGGTTAATCGGAAAGGTGGTCACCTGATCGGGAACCTTCAGCGCAGCTTGTAGCCTTTTTTCGTCGAACGTCATCTGCCCTGCGCTTTCCGCTAGCCACGTCAACGCTTCTTTCAGCAGCTCAGGACGATTATTCGGCAAGCTCAGGTTATATGACGTGAAATCGTACGAAACAATAACCGGGGGCAGGACGCGTGAGCCGTTAGCGTCACGCATCCACATGGAAGGTAACTGGGCAGCAGACAGCTTATCGCCGGGCGCGAGAGCCAGACGGGGAAGAAAATGGGCAAAGCCCACCTGCTGGGCGTTTTCCAGCAACGATCCGGCATTAACAACCAGACGCAGCTCAACCCGATCGCCGGGGCGCTGTGGCGTGGTTAATAACTGCCAGGTAAAACCATTGTCCAGTTTACCCTGCTGCCAGGCAGGATCGGGCTGTAGTGCTTCAGCCTGCACGCTGCCGCTGACCATGGCCAGCAACATACCACCAACGAAAAGCGCCTTTTTGGTGCCCTGCATGTGAACCCCTACTTATCGCTATCCAACATAATAATGTGGTTATTGTTGATCATTATGGTGACCTTGCGTCTGCCACCGCACACTCTCGTGGATATATCACGGAAAAAATTGAAGACGCGAAGTGTACCATTCCCTTGGACAGCGCGCTTTTGTCTATGTCACTTCAGGAGGAGAAATAATCTGCAAAAAAGGTAGAAATAGTCATATTTAACAATATTTTTACGTTTGGGGATGTGCAAAAAAGGAGGGGAGACCGCTGGGTTGGTGCCGCTTGCTTACAAACCAAAAATTTACAGACAAAAAAATTCCCTACGGAGCAGAACGCCGTAGGGAATTGATTTAGAAAACGATGCTGAAATTACGACTGTGCCGTCGGCGTGGCCGCATTATCGTTCTTATTGTTACCGGACAGCACCGCGTCCAGTTTCTTCTCATCCAGCTCGCGGCAGTATTTTGCTACCACGATAGTCGCCACACCGTTACCAATCAGGTTGGTCAGCGCACGAGCTTCTGACATGAAGCGGTCAATACCCAGAATCAACGCCAGACCGGCAACAGGCAGATGGCCTACGGCAGACAGCGTTGCTGCCAGCACGATAAATCCACTTCCCGTCACGCCTGCTGCGCCTTTAGAGGACAGCAGCAGCACCACCAGCAGGGTAATCTGATGCCAGATATCCATGTGGCTGTTGGTTGCCTGAGCAATAAACACGGCTGCCATCGTCAGATAGATCGAGGTGCCATCAAGGTTGAACGAATAGCCCGTAGGAATCACCAAACCGACGACCGATTTTTTACAACCGACCTTTTCCATCTTCTCCAGCATACGTGGCAGTACGGATTCAGAAGAGGACGTACCCAGTACGATCAGCAGTTCTTCACGGATGTAGCGAATGAATTTGAAGATACTGAAGCCCGTCGCTTTCGCAATGCTGCCCAACACCAGGAAGACAAACAGAACACAGGTGATGTAGAAGCAGAGGATCAGTTGCCCTAACTGCACCAGCGTACCCACACCATATTTACCGATGGTAAAGGCCATCGCACCGAACGCACCCAAAGGCGCCAATTTCATGATCATGTTAATGACGCCGAAAATGACCTTGGAGAAGCTGTCGATCACATCAAAAATGACTTTGCCCTTTGGCCCCAGACGGTGCAGCGCAAAGCCAAACATCACAGCAAACAGCAGAACCTGCAAGATATTACCGCTGGCAAACGCCCCGACCACGCTCGCCGGGATCACATCCATCAGGAATGGAATCAGCCCCTGTTGCGAAGCCTGTTGGGTATAGACCGCCACCGCAGACGCATCAAGCGTACTCGGGTCGATATTCATACCCGCGCCAGGTTGTACGACGTTGACCACGACCAGACCGATAATCAGCGCAATCGTACTCACAATTTCAAAATACAGCAGAGCGGCCGCACCAGTACGACCGACCGACTTCATACTTTCCATGCCTGCGATACCGGTGACGACCGTACAGAAGATGACCGGCGCAATAATCATTTTAATTAATTTAACAAACCCATCGCCCAGCGGCTTCATTTGCTCACCAAGCTGAGGGTAGAAATGTCCCAACAGTATCCCTATCGTAATGGCGGCAAGAACCTGAAAATAAAGACTTTTAAAAATTGATGTTTTCATACATACGTCCTATGGTGGGGAAAACACAGGAGGGGAATAGGGTACGAAAATGCCGCCTGTGATTGCGCCGAAAAGTAACATTGCAATAACAAGCTGAGAATGTTTTATAAGTTTAGTTTGTGAACGACAGGTTAAAAACAAGAGCTGAATCACGTCAGCAAAAGTTATAAAGAAACATCAATGCAATTTATTTGTAACAGATACCCGTTTTTACAGCAGAAAAAGTCCGTAAAAAGCCCTCAAATCCCCGCAATACGGGGAAGGTGCCATTCAGGAAACATCGCCATGAAAAGTAACATTTCCGTTACCTCTTGATACTCAGGACGACGCGATGAGAAAATGAATACCGCATTTTTTATCACGCCGCGCCAGTTGCATGGCAAAACGCGCCTGTGACAAACGCAGCGCCGCCTCCTCGGGTCGAGGGTCGGTAATCGTTAGGATACCGGCGCTGACAGCCCGAGCAGGATGCGCTCCCGTAGGTAAAAAGGGAGCATTGAGCGCCAGCATCACGTGTTGCGCCCAATCTTGCGTTTGCCTGGCAGATTCCAGCGTCTTCCCGATGATGGCAAACTCATCACAATCAAGACGTGCCAGATAAAGGCTCCCGACCTCATGTTGTTCTTCTATCACCACGCGGAGTTGCTCAGCCAACGCAACCACATCGCCCTGGCTGGCGGAGGCATCAAGCCCAAAAACGAGCAGGCTAAACGGGGTGGCCTCCGCCAGACGCTGTTCAAGGCGTCGTATAAACTGCGCGTTGTCCGGCAAACCCGCCCCTTCCGTTTCGGCAGAAAGTGACTGCGCCAGCAGTTGTTGATTACGGTTGTAACTGCGCACCAGCGCGCCTAGCTCATCATCCTGATGCCAAGGGGGCAGCGTGAGGGGTCGGTGAAGCATCGCGTCCGGCGGTAGACTCTGTAACTCGACAATAATCCCACGCAGCGGGTGTATCAGCAGACGGTTAATACACCAGGTAATCGCGATCGACATAATCAACGCCAGCAGCAGATATGTCGCCAACATGGTTGAAAAAGTGCTGACGATAAATTGATACATCCGATAGGAATCTGCCTGCAAGACCAGATGCGCCAGCGGTGCCGAATATTGCGTCTGCGGCGGCGAATAAAGCGGAATAGAGATACGGATCGGCAGCTTAAAGACCCGCGCGATCCAGTCCGGCACCGGGCGTTCTCTCGGGAAATTGGCGTGTAGCGTCTGAAAATCATCCGGCAGCAATACATCTGCCCGGCTAAGAAAAGCAACCGGCAGCAAGCTATCCAGAATATTGCCAGCACGTTGCACCTCCCCTTGTAGCACCGCATCCGTCAGAGGTTGGCGCACAGAATAGGCGATGCTCTCCAACTGTTTGGCATAATCTTCACGGCGCTGATGAACGAAGTGAAAGAGCTGTATGACGATGAACAGGCTGATCGTCACCAGTGCCACGGCAGACACGGCTGTCATCTGTTTAATCGTTAATGAACGTCTGAGCCGCAAGCGCTTTCTCCGTCAACCTTTTATGTCGATCTGAATATCTGACCAATACACAGCGCGAAAAACGCACCGCCACGCGCACCAGTAATGTGCGGCAACAGTATAAGGCAGCTTACCGCCGCCTCAACGCTGTTTTCTGCTGGTGCTCAGGGGATTTCATCTTAATCCTAGGCTCCCGTAACGCGGCCTCAGAATAGGGGATATCCCCTGCATAAGCCAGCATGGCTATTCAGAGGCAGAGTGCAGAGTGAAAATAACGGGCGATGAAGAAAGGCGGGCGGCAGCAACTTCGCTGCCGCCCAATAGGACGTGTTCTGACAGTAAGCGCTATTGCGGGTATGGCACCCAGTCTCCGCCGTTCAAACGAATGTAGGGTTTTCCCTGATATTGCATCACGATCGCGTTCTCATTCTCCGAAATTGCTTCCGTTTGCGGCAGTGTGCTCGCCAGCGTTTGCCAATCCACAGAAGGCGCGGTGAACACTTTGCCGTCCACCATCCGCGCGACCAGTTCCGAAATCGCCAGATAGCTACTCGGTGACGTAATTTCCAGCGCGTCGCCCTGATGCGGGGCCTGCAAACCAAACAATTTCACGCCGACAGGAATATGTGTGATGCTTGGGCTGGGAATATCACGTAGCCCAGACATTTGCATCTTATCACCAGCCAGCGCCGCGCCATGCTCTGGTACAACCACCACCATGACTTTGCGACCCGATTTCTGCAACACGTCAAAAAAAGCATCCAGTTGATCAAACAGAATCTTCGCCCGTGGCGCATAGTCCGCCGACTGATTGGTGCCCACGAAGCGGTTACCATCATGCAGCGGAATCAGGTTAAAGAAGGTCGCGTTACGCGTCGTCGTCGCTTTATTTCGCTCACCCAGCCAACGAGTTAACAACTCCAAATCGTTATAAATCGGCTCGCCGTCGAACGAGCTAATCTGGTGGCTGATGCCTTCCTGCGACAGCATCGGAATCTGAATGTCACCCTCTTCACGCACCTCACGCAGGTAATTCCCAAAGGTGCCGGAATGATCGAGCATCAGTTGCTCTTCAAAACCCAGCTTCACCAAATTACTGAACAAGAAGCACTGCTGGTTCACTGGCTGGTACAAGTCAGTGTGAGACTGTTGACCACAGCTTGCCCGCAGCAGGCGAATGGACGCCGGTCCGCTATATGCGGTAGCAGAGTTAAACTGCCGGAACAGGATATCGAACTTCTTCCACAGCGGATGATTGTCCAACTGCGCCACTTCTATATCCGACCATGCCAGCGAACAGATATTGATAATCAGGAGATCAAAGGGCTGTGCATCCTGTGGCAACGCGGCAGGAAATGCCGTAGTGCGCGCCTTTTCTCGCGTATAAAACTGGTTCAGATAAGCGGTGAGGTTCGCGTTTGTTGGCGGTAACGTTGCCTCAGGCAACGCGGTGTCTCCGCCCGTTGGGGAAGCCGCTGCCGAGGATGTGGGCGTCGTCGAAGCCGCAGGCATCAGCGAAACAGCAGGACCGGCCAGATTGACAACGTTTAGCCACGCCAGCGCCGCCACGGTAAACACCGTAATACGAATCCACTGCGCGAAGAACAGGTAGGCCACAATAATGACCACCGCCGCACCGACCATTTGCCAATTAATGAAACGATTTAACAGCTCCAATAAATAGGTGGCGCTAAAGCCAGCAACCTGCGTCCCTTGGCTGAGAATACTGTTGAATCCCGGCAGCCAGGTATCGTGGTAAAAAAGCCCGATACCAAGCGGAATGGCAATAATATGACGCCAGCGGTGCAGCGTGGCATTGGGGATCGGGAACAGCAAAAATGCCAGAAATACCAGGTTAAGCAACGGATGAAAATTCAGGTATCCAAACCATAGCAGGGCAAATTTCAGCAAGAAATACACATTCCAGGCACCGAGCCCACGCCAGTAGCGCCACATATCCTGCTGTTTTTTCGCATCCTGTTGTTGCTTACGTGTTTTTTCGCCCATTTTATTTTTTAGTCTCTGCTGAAGTCGGCGTGGTTGAGACCGTCTTGGTTGAAGAAGGGCTGCGCATCCAGACACTGGCGGGCTTCAGGTAGCGCGGCGACAGTAGCCTGTTTTTCCAATACTGAAGCCAGTGGGGAATCACACGGTGCGCCAGATAGCCAAGTGTAAAGAAGATGATTGCGCTTAATAGCACCAGTTGTACGATATCAATCAGATTCATCATGAGGATTCTCCCGGTACACGGGTCGGTAAATCGGGAGCCAGTAAATCATGATCCCGTAAATCAATAGCAATAGGCTCACGCCGCGGCGTCTGGCTGCGAGGTGCAGATTCGGTCTGCTGCAATTGGACGTAATCATTAATCTGCTGTTCCTTCCCGGAAGTGCTGTCCTGCACCAACGATTTGATTTCCGCTAAAATCTGTAAATCTTGTGACCACACAATCCGATTGCTGAACACTTCATCCACTGGCAGACGGAAGATGGATTTCAACGCGATATCCAATTCATTCAGACGACAATTGGACAGAAATAAAAACAGCCGACCTTGCGCAATCGTAACGACATCACCAAAACGCCGCAGCGTGCACAGCGTCAGTACCTGCGCCGCGCGTACCCCCGGAACAGGGCGTAATGCCACCAGCACGCCTTTGCTGCCTTCAGGCATCAACGTACTATTA
The window above is part of the Pectobacterium araliae genome. Proteins encoded here:
- a CDS encoding sugar kinase is translated as MTTTNIAVIGECMIELSQKGTDLNRGFGGDTLNTAVYIARQVNAEKLGVHYVTALGTDSFSTEMVAAWQNEGVKTDLIQRLDNKLPGLYFIETDDSGERTFYYWRNDAAARYWLDSPEAEKIGQALAQFDYLYLSGISLAILNAESRQRLLALLRACRANGGKVIFDNNYRPRLWQSKEETQQAYTDILSCTDIAFLTLDDEDMLWGTKPLEAVLERTHGLGVSEVVIKRGADSCIVSERGQELVDVPAIKLPKEKVVDTTAAGDSFSAGYLSVRLNGGSTQEAAQRGHLTASTVIQYRGAIIPLDAMPA
- a CDS encoding methyl-accepting chemotaxis protein; its protein translation is MNRWSVKKKLAMMIAAIIISFMILAAFLLSRQTATTAELQRLYEKDYQAASIIGQIDGLLTRVDINILRMIAIGDPASIAAWKNQNTENFTKVEALLNKLKPIIDSSMTSSFDGLISSYTLMRKGMEHQVQAVESGDIKSASEINKNEVKTPADKTFGELSALKKSQDELANEKVVEQQHIDVTTRIISLLAAGIVTLASVVLGAVILRSLLRQLGGEPLTASQAVNLMAQGDLSNPIPVKEHDHVSLLAQLKEMQSSLSGIVTSVRSNAESLATASIQISQGNQDLSQRTEEQASALQQTSATMEQLGSTVSNNAENARQANQLASGASTLAAEGGQMVERVIATMKDINDSSKKISDIINVIDSIAFQTNILALNAAVEAARAGEQGRGFAVVASEVRNLAQRSANAAKEISTLITNSVGQVEQGSRLVDETGATMTRIMTAINQVTDIVSEISASSLEQSSGVKQVGQAITQIDTVTQQNAALVEESAAAAENLKEQAQQLVQAVAVFQVTQTATQPRLYLGM
- a CDS encoding M16 family metallopeptidase — encoded protein: MQGTKKALFVGGMLLAMVSGSVQAEALQPDPAWQQGKLDNGFTWQLLTTPQRPGDRVELRLVVNAGSLLENAQQVGFAHFLPRLALAPGDKLSAAQLPSMWMRDANGSRVLPPVIVSYDFTSYNLSLPNNRPELLKEALTWLAESAGQMTFDEKRLQAALKVPDQVTTFPINPQDPSWRYRLKGSALLAHDPAQDVKPPLNGEQLQQFYKTWYTPDVMTLYIVGHVDNRSVLEQIGKAFSPLEGKREVPAPLPTLSPLPPQAISLMNNNAQQDTLSLMWDAPWHPIRESQALVRYWLGDMTREAMFWHLQQVLEKSPLKGNNLRFDCNVFYTRSQCAIHMDVPNSESVEPGVTFMARELAALREKGLTQPEFDALIARKTDELNKLFATYARTSTDILMDQRLRSQQNGVVDIAPEQYQKLRQSYLSALTLDILNQELHQQLVQDTTMMLIQQPGEPEANMKALQETYDQIMTPAVEPVASASAAASEERKPQDPVPPVAQ
- a CDS encoding dicarboxylate/amino acid:cation symporter, producing MKTSIFKSLYFQVLAAITIGILLGHFYPQLGEQMKPLGDGFVKLIKMIIAPVIFCTVVTGIAGMESMKSVGRTGAAALLYFEIVSTIALIIGLVVVNVVQPGAGMNIDPSTLDASAVAVYTQQASQQGLIPFLMDVIPASVVGAFASGNILQVLLFAVMFGFALHRLGPKGKVIFDVIDSFSKVIFGVINMIMKLAPLGAFGAMAFTIGKYGVGTLVQLGQLILCFYITCVLFVFLVLGSIAKATGFSIFKFIRYIREELLIVLGTSSSESVLPRMLEKMEKVGCKKSVVGLVIPTGYSFNLDGTSIYLTMAAVFIAQATNSHMDIWHQITLLVVLLLSSKGAAGVTGSGFIVLAATLSAVGHLPVAGLALILGIDRFMSEARALTNLIGNGVATIVVAKYCRELDEKKLDAVLSGNNKNDNAATPTAQS
- a CDS encoding adenylate/guanylate cyclase domain-containing protein — encoded protein: MTAVSAVALVTISLFIVIQLFHFVHQRREDYAKQLESIAYSVRQPLTDAVLQGEVQRAGNILDSLLPVAFLSRADVLLPDDFQTLHANFPRERPVPDWIARVFKLPIRISIPLYSPPQTQYSAPLAHLVLQADSYRMYQFIVSTFSTMLATYLLLALIMSIAITWCINRLLIHPLRGIIVELQSLPPDAMLHRPLTLPPWHQDDELGALVRSYNRNQQLLAQSLSAETEGAGLPDNAQFIRRLEQRLAEATPFSLLVFGLDASASQGDVVALAEQLRVVIEEQHEVGSLYLARLDCDEFAIIGKTLESARQTQDWAQHVMLALNAPFLPTGAHPARAVSAGILTITDPRPEEAALRLSQARFAMQLARRDKKCGIHFLIASS
- the bcsG gene encoding cellulose biosynthesis protein BcsG encodes the protein MGEKTRKQQQDAKKQQDMWRYWRGLGAWNVYFLLKFALLWFGYLNFHPLLNLVFLAFLLFPIPNATLHRWRHIIAIPLGIGLFYHDTWLPGFNSILSQGTQVAGFSATYLLELLNRFINWQMVGAAVVIIVAYLFFAQWIRITVFTVAALAWLNVVNLAGPAVSLMPAASTTPTSSAAASPTGGDTALPEATLPPTNANLTAYLNQFYTREKARTTAFPAALPQDAQPFDLLIINICSLAWSDIEVAQLDNHPLWKKFDILFRQFNSATAYSGPASIRLLRASCGQQSHTDLYQPVNQQCFLFSNLVKLGFEEQLMLDHSGTFGNYLREVREEGDIQIPMLSQEGISHQISSFDGEPIYNDLELLTRWLGERNKATTTRNATFFNLIPLHDGNRFVGTNQSADYAPRAKILFDQLDAFFDVLQKSGRKVMVVVVPEHGAALAGDKMQMSGLRDIPSPSITHIPVGVKLFGLQAPHQGDALEITSPSSYLAISELVARMVDGKVFTAPSVDWQTLASTLPQTEAISENENAIVMQYQGKPYIRLNGGDWVPYPQ
- the bcsF gene encoding cellulose biosynthesis protein BcsF — encoded protein: MNLIDIVQLVLLSAIIFFTLGYLAHRVIPHWLQYWKNRLLSPRYLKPASVWMRSPSSTKTVSTTPTSAETKK